The following are from one region of the Macaca thibetana thibetana isolate TM-01 chromosome 2, ASM2454274v1, whole genome shotgun sequence genome:
- the LOC126949155 gene encoding histone H1.10: protein MSVELEEALPVTTAEGMAKKVTKAGGSAALSPSKKRKNSKKKNQPGKYSQLVVETIRRLGERNGSSLAKIYTEAKKVPWFDQQNGRTYLKYSIKALVQNDTLLQVKGTGANGSFKLNRKKLEGGGERRGAPAAATAPAPTAHKAKKAAPGAVGSRRADKKPARGQKPEQRSHKKGAAAKKDKGGKTKKTAAAGGKKVKKAAKPSVPKVPKGRK, encoded by the coding sequence ATGTCTGTGGAGCTCGAGGAGGCCCTGCCGGTGACGACCGCGGAGGGGATGGCCAAGAAGGTGACCAAGGCTGGCGGCTCGGCGGCGTTGTCCCCAtctaagaagaggaagaacagCAAGAAGAAGAATCAGCCGGGCAAGTACAGCCAGCTGGTGGTGGAGACCATCCGCAGGCTGGGCGAACGCAACGGCTCGTCGCTAGCCAAGATCTACACCGAGGCCAAGAAGGTTCCGTGGTTCGATCAGCAGAACGGGCGCACCTACCTCAAGTACTCGATCAAGGCGCTGGTGCAGAACGACACGCTTCTACAGGTGAAGGGCACCGGCGCTAACGGTTCCTTCAAGCTCAACCGCAAGAAGCTGGAGGGCGGCGGGGAGCGGCGCGGAGCCCCGGCGGCCGCCACCGCCCCGGCGCCCACCGCGCACAAAGCGAAGAAGGCGGCTCCAGGCGCGGTCGGCTCCCGTCGCGCGGACAAGAAGCCCGCCAGGGGCCAGAAGCCGGAGCAACGCTCGCACAAGAAGGGCGCTGCCGCCAAGAAGGACAAAGGCGGCAAGACCAAGAAGACGGCGGCCGCCGGGGGCAAGAAGGTGAAGAAGGCGGCCAAGCCCAGCGTCCCCAAAGTGCCCAAGGGCCGCAAGTGA